The following proteins are co-located in the Leptodactylus fuscus isolate aLepFus1 chromosome 8, aLepFus1.hap2, whole genome shotgun sequence genome:
- the DCUN1D3 gene encoding DCN1-like protein 3, giving the protein MRGLQSRQTWSDSSSGWWYVDVYRTSVETVSDTRRTALNLDTLNMGQCVTKCKNPSSTLGSKNGDRESNKSHKRSSGHKDEHTPVGGKASADILVNGTKKAQDAAVEPSHPQVPAGDAKKKEPSMGAEVSSLQRIEDLFRRYKDEREDTILEEGMERFCNDLCVDPTEFRVLVLAWKFQAATMCKFTRKEFFEGCKAIHADSLEGICSRFPSLLNEAKQEDKFKDLYRFTFQFGLDSEEGQRSLHREIAIALWKLVFTQNKPLILDQWLDFLSENPSGIKGISRDTWNMFLNFTQVIGPDLSNYSEDEAWPSLFDTFVEWEMERRRKEEETKCIRPSGTDGARAGEQT; this is encoded by the exons CAGTCACGGCAGACATG GTCAGACAGCTCCTCGGGATGGTGGTATGTTGACGTGTATCGAACATCCGTTGAGACGGTGTCTGATACAAGGCGGACTGCTCTAAACCTGGACACACTCAACATGGGCCAGTGTGTCACAAAGTGTAAGAACCCTTCATCCACACTAGGCAGCAAAAATGGTGACCGGGAGTCAAACAAATCCCATAAGAGAAGCTCAGGACACAAAGACGAACACACGCCGGTGGGGGGGAAGGCATCAGCGGACATCTTAGTCAACGGAACAAAGAAAGCCCAAGATGCCGCGGTGGAGCCCAGTCATCCTCAGGTGCCTGCAGGCGATGCAAAGAAGAAAGAGCCCAGCATGGGGGCCGAGGTGTCGTCCTTGCAGAGAATCGAAGACTTGTTCAGAAGATACAAGGATGAGCGGGAAGACACCATCTTGGAGGAAGGCATGGAACGGTTTTGCAATGATCTGTGTGTGGACCCTACAGAGTTTAGAGTGCTAGTTTTAGCATGGAAATTCCAAGCTGCCACCATGTGCAAGTTTACGAG GAAAGAGTTCTTTGAGGGCTGCAAGGCGATCCACGCGGACAGCCTGGAGGGGATTTGCAGCCGGTTCCCCAGTCTCCTGAACGAAGCCAAGCAGGAGGATAAATTTAAGGATCTCTATCGCTTCACCTTTCAGTTTGGCCTGGACTCAGAGGAAGGGCAGCGGTCACTTCACCGGGAAATAGCCATCGCCCTCTGGAAGTTAGTGTTCACCCAAAACAAGCCCCTCATATTGGACCAGTGGTTAGACTTCCTCAGTGAGAACCCCTCAGGAATCAAGGGCATCTCCCGGGACACGTGGAACATGTTCCTAAACTTTACTCAGGTGATCGGCCCCGACCTCAGCAACTACAGCGAGGACGAGGCATGGCCGAGTCTCTTCGATACCTTTGTGGAATGGGAAATGGAAAGAAGGAGAAAGGAGGAGGAAACCAAATGTATTAGACCTTCAGGCACAGACGGCGCCCGCGCAGGCGAGCAGACTTAG
- the REXO5 gene encoding RNA exonuclease 5 translates to MKQRKRPRSNEDDNTGSKKRREEVTRIQESVNGLKSQQSRKAPRLSPALFCDNCEIHLLQLHQLLKYVVIGKKGNAAQASWCSVHHQKRLGGVVLVVLQGLAQHHFYQFYTHFHFLRRLFTHRFSLLPPPSDFMASLLGISGLDGPNQNERTDDLLSTQGSADQKSHLFAAPEPTKSLDPILQKYGRSKRGLTRYLLTEEEMRTNHYPLLGSLGTENYVHTKCTEKPTDSSPLYGLDCEMCMTCKGSELTRVALVNAEGQCILDELVKPDNPIINYMTRFSGITRKMLQGVKTKLKDVQEKIKSLLPPDAVLVGHSLNNDLRAVQMIHPNVIDTSLIYTRKSGWKFRLKFLAQAVLKREIQCKDVLGHDPSEDAAAALNLAQFIIQEGPEQVADMNLEDIFLTTNYFSRPASPKASEIKQNGFLHPLPSAASFLEDLEKAGQKISYVSRDGLKDPAHVRQVESVLCTSDEEVLERVCSVSPWAPVTIVEFQSGNVFNKFHVDTKDKIACKFAEMMTVFAGPFKNNVCLKTVKMHFESCGPIHSLSVVSDTCQPYISLTFGVPEAAQLAVEHLNGSCIDGCRIKVRRMMTRSSVDHEEVFKEMEGDAENSDTIYVSGFTRPLTEESLQKQFNHFKEIKSIFVPSNPRSRHPAKYCYIKFHSPEAAGAANEDIRTHGGLRSMKAVTSSHLHRWLQTAVTSVSSHQPGNQEVVPEADLIAIIKDLDQKVHRLYESLVADTLCVLLLPGNNSAGSFPGFGAMGIKL, encoded by the exons AAAGCGCCCAGATTATCTCCCGCATTATTCTGCGATAATTGTGAAATTCACCTCCTACAGTTGCATCAACTCCTGAAGTATGTGGTCATCGGGAAGAAGGGCAACGCCGCACAGGCCAG CTGGTGCAGCGTTCACCATCAGAAGCGTCTTGGCGGTGTGGTGCTGGTTGTGCTGCAGGGTCTCGCTCAGCATCATTTCTATCAGTTCTATACACACTTCCATTTTCTCAGGCGATTGTTCACACAT AGATTCAGCCTGCTCCCTCCTCCCAGTGATTTCATGGCGTCTCTTCTTGGGATCAGTGGTCTTGATGGTCCAAACCAGAATGAGAGAACGGATGATCTGCTCAGCACACAAG GCTCTGCGGATCAGAAGTCTCATCTGTTTGCAGCACCAGAGCCCACAAAGTCTCTGGACCCCATCCTACAAAAATATGGCAGGAGCAAGCGCGGCCTGACCAGgtatcttcttactgaggaggagatgAGGACAAATCATTATCCCTTGCTAG GCTCATTGGGTACAGAAAACTATGTCCACACCAAGTGCACGGAGAAGCCCACGGACTCCAGTCCTCTCTATGGTCTAGACTGTGAAATG TGTATGACCTGTAAAGGCAGTGAGCTGACCAGAGTTGCCTTGGTGAATGCTGAGGGTCAGTGTATTCTGGACGAGCTGGTGAAGCCGGACAATCCCATTATAAATTACATGACCAG GTTCTCGGGGATTACTAGGAAGATGCTTCAAGGAGTAAAAACCAAGTTGAAAGACGTCCAAGAGAAAATAAAAAGTCTTCTTCCCCCGGACGCCGTCTTGGTGGGCCACTCACTGAATAATGACCTGCGAGCGGTACAG ATGATTCATCCAAATGTCATTGACACCTCCCTGATTTATACACGAAAATCCGGATGGAAGTTCAGATTGAAATTCTTGGCGCAAGCCGTTCTAAA AAGAGAGATTCAGTGTAAAGACGTCTTGGGTCACGATCCCTCAGAAGATGCCGCGGCCGCTCTGAACTTGGCTCAGTTTATCATTCAGGAGGGGCCGGAGCAG GTTGCTGACATGAATTTGGAGGATATTTTTCTCACGACGAATTATTTTAGTAGACCTGCATCTCCTAAAGCCTCTGAGATCAAACAGAACGGCTTCCTTCACCCCTTACCATCAGCAGCCAG TTTTTTGGAAGATCTGGAGAAAGCAGGCCAGAAGATTTCTTATGTGTCCAGAGATGGATTGAAAGACCCCGCACATGTAAGACAGGTCGAGTCCGTGTTATGTACGTCAGATGAGGAG GTCCTGGAGAGAGTCTGCAGCGTCAGTCCCTGGGCACCAGTCACCATTGTTGAGTTCCAGTCTGGAAATGTTTTTAATAAATTCCATGTAGATACCAAAGATAAA ATAGCCTGCAAGTTTGCAGAAATGATGACTGTCTTTGCGGGACCCTTCAAGAACAATGTTTGCCTGAAGACGGTGAAGATGCATTTTGAGAGTTGTGGCCCCATCCACTCCCTGAGTGTTGTGTCAGATACCTGTCAG CCTTATATCAGTTTGACCTTTGGTGTCCCAGAAGCCGCGCAGCTCGCCGTGGAGCATCTGAACGGTTCGTGTATCGATGGATGTCGTATTAAG GTAAGAAGGATGATGACAAGGAGCAGCGTAGACCACGAGGAGGTCTTCAAGGAGATGGAAGGAGATGCCGAAAACTCAGACACAATCTATGTCTCTGGATTTACCAGACCCCTGACGGAGGAATCTCTGCAAAAGCAGTTTAACCACTTCAAGGAGATTAAGTCTATATTTGTGCCATCGAATCCAAGAAGCCGACACCCTGCAAAGTATTGTTATATAA AATTTCACAGCCCTGAGGCGGCAGGAGCAGCTAATGAAGATATTCGGACACATGGCGGACTGAGGAGTATGAAAGCCGTGACCTCCAGTCACTTACATCGCTGGCTACAAACTGCTGTCACTTCTGTATCGTCACATCAACCCGGTAACCAAGAAGTTGTGCCTGAG GCAGATCTTATTGCAATAATTAAGGATCTGGACCAGAAAGTTCATCGTCTTTATGAGAGCCTTGTAGCAGACACACTGTGCGTCCTCCTCCTGCCTGGGAACAATAG TGCTGGGTCTTTTCCAGGGTTCGGTGCGATGGGGATAAAGCTCTGA